The Pseudonocardia sp. HH130630-07 DNA window GCGGCTACCTCGGCCGGCCGGGGGCCACCGCGTCGGCGTTCGTCGCGAACCCGTACGGGGCGCCCGGCGAGCGGATGTACCGCACCGGCGACCTGGTGCACCTGCGCGCCGACGGGCAGATCGCGTTCCTCGGCCGGGTCGACCACCAGGTGAAGATCCGCGGGTTCCGGATCGAGCCGGGCGAGATCGAGACCGTGCCGGCGGGCCGGGACGGGGTCCGCGCCGCCGCGGTGATCGTGCGCGAGGACCGGCTGGTCGGCTACGTCGTCCCGGCCGACGGGGCTCCTGCCGACACCGGTGCGCTCCGCACCGCGCTCGCCGCGGAGCTGCCCGCGCACATGGTGCCCGCGCACCTGGTCCTGCTCGACCGGCTCCCGCTGACCCCGGCCGGGAAGCTGGACCGCGACGCGCTGCCCGCGCCGGACCGGGCGACGACCGGTCCGGCGCGGGAACCGGCGACCGACGCCGAGCGGGCCCTGCTGGAGGTGCTGCGCGCCGCCCTCGGCGACCCGGGACTCGGCCCGGACGACGACTTCCTCGCCGCCGGCGGCGACAGCATCGTCTCGCTGCAGGTGCTCTCCAGGGCCCGGCGCGCGGGGTGGCTGCTCACCGCCCGCGACGTGTTCGACGGCGGCACGGTCGCCGGGATGGCGGCTCGCGCGGTCCCGGCGGACCCCGGCACCGCCCCGGACACCGCCGGCCCCGTATCCGGTGACGCCCCGCTCACCCCGGTGATGCGGGACCTGCTGCGCCGCGGCGGCCCGGGCCGTCCCGGCGACCCCTCGGCCGGGTACTGCCAGTGGGTCGAGACCGTGGTGCCCGCCGGTGCCGACGAACCGCGCTGGCACCGGGTGCTCGACGCGGTGCTCGCCACGCACGACGTGCTCCGCGCGCACCTCGCCGACGGCGACGGCGAGCCGGTGCTGCGGGTCCCGCCGCCCGGTTCGGTCACCGGCGCCGACGTGCTCGTCCGGACCGCGCTCGACCCCGGTGCCGACCCGCGGGCCGTGGCCGACCGCCGGATCGCCGCCGCCCGGGACGGGCTCGACCCGTACCGGGGCCCGCTGCTGCGCGCCGAGTGGCTGGACGCCGGCGCGGACCGGCCGGGCCGGATGGTGCTGCTCGCGCACCATCTCGTCGTCGATCCGGTGTCCTGGCGGGTGCTGCTCGACGACCTCGCCCAGGCGTACCGGGCCGCCGCGGACGGCGCCCGCCCCGCGCTGCCGCCGTCCGCACGGACCTGGGTCGGCTGGGCGGGCACGGCGCGCGCGGCGACCGACGCCCGCCGGGCCGAGCTGGGGCACTGGCGGGCGGTCACCGCGCACCCCGACACCGGCTGGGGCGAGCGCGCGTCCGACCCGGCCCGGGACACCGCGGCCACGGCCCGTCACCACGAGATCCGGCTCGACCCGGCGACCACGGAGGCGGTGCTGACCGCGCTGCCCCAGGCCCACGGCACCGGCCCGGACGCCGTGCTGCTCACCGCGCTGGCCAGGGCCGCGCACCGGTGGCGGGGCCGTGACGGGTCCCCGGAGCTGCTGGTGGACCTGCAGGGTCACGGCCGCCCCACGGCCGCCCCGGACGGTACGGGCGCGGCACTGGACCTCTCGCGCACCGTCGGCTGGTTCACCACAGTCGTCCCGGCGCTGGTCCGGCCGGGCGACCGCGGCCCGGCCGCGGTCGGCGAGCAGATCCGGGCCGGTGGGGACGGCCTCGGCTACGGCCTGCTGCGGGACGCCCCGGACCGGCCGCTCGGCGACGTCGTCCGGCCGCGGGTGACGCTGAACTATCTGGGCCGATTCACCGGCTCCGGCTCCTCCGGCGCCGGTGCCGGCGAGCCGTGGCGGGCACCGGCCGATGCCGGGCCGCTCGGTTCCGGCGAACCGGGTGCCATGCCGTTCCCGCACGAGCTGGCGGTGAACGCGCTCGCCACCGGCGACGGCCCGGGGAACGCGCCCGTCCTCGCCGTCCGGTTCACCTGGCCCGACGCGTTGTTCACCGCGTCCCGGATCGAGGCGCTGGCCGAGGCCGTGCGCGCCGAGCTGGTCGCGCTGGCCGGGACGCCGGGCACGGGCACCGGATGAGCGACGGGGGGACCGGGGCCGCGACCACCGACCGGATCGACGCGCCGCTGGTGCGGGCCGCGTTCGTGCTGGTGCTCGGGACGTTCATGGCCTCGCTGGACGCCACGATCGTCGCGGTCGGGGTGAGCACGCTGTCCGCGGAGTTCGGCGCCGACCCGGTCGAGATCCAGTGGGTGAGCACCGCCTACCTGCTCGCGGTGGTCACGGCCGTCCCCACCTCGGGGTGGCTGGTCGACCGGTTCGGCGGGCGCCGCACCTGGATCGCGGCGGTGCTCTGCTTCGTCGCGGCGTCCGCGCTGTGCGCGCTGGCCTGGTCGCTGCCGTCGCTGATCGTCTTCCGGATCGTGCAGGGGCTGGCCGGCGGGCTGCTGCCACCGACCGGGCAGGCGGTGCTGGCCCGGCTCGCCGGGCCGCGGCGGATCGGCCGGTTGATCGCGATCGTCGGTGTCGTCCCGCTGCTGTCGCCGGTCCTCGGACCGCTCGCCGGGGGCGCGATCCTCGGCGTCGCGAGCTGGCCGTGGTTGTTCTACGTCAACCTGCCGGTCGGGCTCGCCGCCGCCGTGCTGGCCGTGCTGTGCGTTCCGCGGGACGCGGCGGCGTCCCGCGGGACGGCGTTCGACGTCCGCGGGGCGCTGCTGCTCTCGCCCGGCCTCGCGGTGTTCGTGCTCGGCCTCACCGAGGTGGAGCGCACCGGCGGCGCGCTGCCCGGCGTCCCGGTCTGCCTGGCCGGACTGGTGATGCTCGGCCTGTTCCTGTGGCACGGCCTGCGGTTCCGCGGGACGCCGCTGATCGACCCGCGGCTGTTCGTGCGCAGCCCGTTCGGCCCGGCGGCGCTCGCGCTGGTGATCCTGGGCCTGTCGGTGTACGGCGCGACCTTCCTGCTCCCGCTCTACCTGCAGTCCGGCCGCGGGCTCGACGCCTGGGCGACCGGCCTGCTGCTCGCTCCGCAGGGGATCGGAGCGCTCGCCGGCTCGTTGCTGGTCAACCGGCTGGTGGACCGGATCGCGCCGCGGAACCTGGTGCTCGCCGGGATCGCACTCGTCGCGCTGGGGACGGTGGTGTTCACCCAGCTCGACCGGGACCCGGCGGACGCGCTCGTCGCCGTCTCGCTGCTGGTCCGCGGCGCCGGTGCCGCGCTGATCGGTGCCCCGGTGATGGCCCTGGTCTACCGGACGATGGCGAAGGAGATGATCCCGCGCGCGGCGAGCGCGCTGAACCTGCTGAACACCCTGGGCGGCTCGGTCGGTACCGCACTGGTCGCGGTGATCCTGCAGTCCCGGCTGGGCGCACTCGGCGACGGTGCGGCCGCGGCCGCGTTCGGCCAGACGTTCTGGTGGGTCCTGGGCTTCTGCCTGCTCGCCCTGGCCGGCGCGACCCGGCTCCCCGGCGTGCGCCCGCCCCGGTAGCGGTCACGCGGCCACGGCGAGCAGCGCCTGGTGGGTCGCCGCCACGTCGCCGACCACCGGGGTCACGACGGCGGTGCCGGGACGGGCGTCGACCAGCTCCCGCAGCCGGCGGTGCCACTCCGGCAGGACGGCGGGGTCGAGGGTGCGGTGTGCGTCGCGCTGGGCCGGGGTCATTGGACCGGCGGCCCGGGCGCGGAGCCGGGCCACGGTCGTCCCGAGCGGCTCGTGCAGCACGACCGGGACGAACCGGGCCCCGCAGTCCCCGGCGAGACCGGCGAGGGAGTCGAGGAACTCCGCCCGTGCCAGGAACTGCGGGACGACGACGTCCACACCGTCGGTCAGCGCCACCCTGGCGGCGGCGAGCACCATTCGCCGGGTCAGCAGCCCCGCCCGCTGCGGCGCGTCGTACCAGCCGCCGACGAGCCCGCGCAGGACGTCGGGATCGAGGTTCACCGCGGGCGGGAAGCGCTGCACATGGTGCTCGGCGAGCGTGGACTTGCCGGTCCCCGGCAGGCCGTTGAGCTGGATCAGCGTCGGCACACCGGTCAGTGCAGCACGTCCCGCGCCCCGTCAGTCCCAGTCCAGCGAACCGCCCGTGCGGTACTCGGTCACCCGCGTCTCGAAGAAGTTCTTCTCCTTGCGCAGGTCCATGGCCTCGCTCATCCACGGGAACGGGTTCTCCGGCTCGCCGAACAGCGGGGCCAGCCCGATCTGCTCGGCCCGGCGGTCGGTGATGAACCGCAGGTACTGCTCGCACGACTCGGCGGTCAGGCCCAGCATGCCGCGCGGCATGGTGTCCCGGGCGTAGGCGACCTCCAGCTCGCACGCCTCGTGCAGCATCTGCCGGATCTCGGCGACGAACTCCGCGGTCCACAGGTGCGGGTTCTCGATCTTGATCTGGTTGATGCAGTCGATGCCGAAGTTCAGGTGGATCGACTCGTCGCGCAGGATGTACTGGTACTGCTCGGCGACGCCGACCATCTTGTTCCGCCGGCCCAGCGCCAGGATCTGGGCGAACCCGGTGTAGAACCACATCCCCTCGAACACCACGTAGAACGCGACCAGGTCGCGCAGGAACGCCTGGTCGGCCTCCGTGGTGCCGGTGACGAAGTCCGGGTCGGACAGCGCCCGGGTGTAGCGCAGTGCCCAGGTGTCCTTGTCGGTGATCGACGGGACCTGGCGGTAGGCGTTGAACAGCTCGCCCTCGTCCAGGCCGAGCGACTCGCAGACGTACTGGAAGGTGTGCGTGTGCACGGCCTCCTCGAACGACTGCCGCAGCAGGTACTGCCGGCACTCCGGGTTCGTCAGGTGCCGGTACACGGCGAGCACGATGTTGTTCGCGACCAGCGACTCCGCCGTGGCGAAGAAGCCGAGGTTGCGGACCAGCATCAGCCGCTCGTCGTCGGTCAGGCCGCCCGGGGTGCGCCACAGCGCGATGTCGGCCTGCATGGCGACCTCGGTCGGCATCCAGTGGTTGGCGCAGCCGGCGAGGTACTTCTCCCAGGCCCAGGTGTACTTCAGCGGGAGGAGCTGGTTGACGTCGGCGCGCGCGTTGATCATGCGCTTGTCGTCGGCGTCGATCGGAGCGGCACCGCGCTCGATCTCGCCGAGGCCGGTGGTGTCGGTGCTCTCGGTGGTCTCGGTGGTCGTCACTGGCAGGCCTCGCAGTCGGGGTCGTCGATCGAGCAGGCGTTCGCCGGGTTCAGGTCGAGCTCCGTGCCGTCGACGGCGGTGGAGCCGGTTCCGCGGCCGGGATCCGCGTTCTCCGGGGTGGTGGCGGGGACCGTCGCGCCCGCCGGGACGACCGCGGCCGGGGACCCCGCTGCGGGACCGGTGACGGACGGTGCGACCGCCGCCGATCCGGCGGTGGCCGCGGCCGAGGGGCCGGGGGAGCCGCTGGGCACCCCGGTGAGCTGGCCGTCGGTGCCCTTGAGGGTGGACTTCTCCACCGACGTCGCCGCGCGGGTCCGCAGGTAGTAGGTGGTCTTCAGGCCGCTGCGCCAGGCCAGCCGGTACAGCTCGTCGAGCTTGCGGCCGCTCGGGCCCGCCAGGTAGAGGTTCAGCGACTGGGCCTGGTCGAGCCACTTCTGCCGGCGCGAGGCCGCCGCGACGAGCCAGCGCGGCTCGATCTCGAACGCGGTCGCGTACAGCTCCTTCAGGTCGTCGGGGACCCGGTCGATCTCGGCGAGCGAGCCGTCGAAGTACTTCAGGTCCGACACCATCACCTCGTCCCACAGCCCGCGTTCCTTGAGGTCACGGACCAGGTGCGGGTTGACGACGGTGAAGTCGCCGGACATGTTCGACTTCACGTAGAGGTTCAGGTGGATCGGCTCGATCGACTGGGCGACCCCGCAGATGTTGGAGATCGTCGCCGTCGGTGCGATGGCCAGCACGTTGGAGTTGCGCATGCCCTGGCGCCGCACCGTCTCGCGCAGCGCGTCCCAGTCCAGCGTGGTGGACCGGTCGATCTCCAGCTCACCGGCCTCGCGGGCCTGCGCGAGCAGGGCCAGCGAGTCGATCGGCAGGATGCCGCGGCTCCACAGCGAGCCGTCGTAGCTGGCGTAGCGGCCGCGCTCGGCGGCCAGGTCCGACGACGCCGCGATCGCGTGGTAGCTCAGCAGCTCGGCGCTGCGGTCGGCGAACTCGACGGCCGCCTCGCTCGCCGGGGCGATGCGCTGGACGAACAGCGCGTCGGAGAAGCCCATCATGCCCAGCCCGACCGGGCGGTGGCGCAGGTTGGACCGCCGGGCCTCGGGGATCGTGTAGAAGTTGATGTCCACGACGTTGTCCAGCATCCGGACCGCCGTGCTCACCGTGCGGCGCAGCTTCGCGGCGTCGAGGCCGTCCGGGGTGACGTGCGCGGCGAGGTTGACCGAGCCGAGGTTGCAGACCGCGACCTCGCCCCGGCCGTCGCCGCCGGCCCGGGTGTTCAGGGTGATCTCGGTGCACAGGTTCGACGAGTGCACGACGCCCGCGTGCTGCTGCGGGCTGCGCAGGTTGCACGGGTCCTTGAAGGTGATCCACGGGTGCCCGGTCTCGAACAGCATCGTCAGCATCCGGCGCCACAGGTCGACCGCCCGGACCGTGCGGTGCACCCGCAGCTCGCCGCGCCCGGCGGCCGCCTCGTAGGCCCGGTACCGCTGGGCGAACTCGTTGCCGTAGAGGTCGTGCAGGTCGGGGACCTCGTCCGGGGAGAACAGCGTCCAGTCGGCGTCGGCCTGCACCCGGCGCAGGAACTCGTCGGGCACCCAGTTCGCCGTGTTCATGTCGTGGGTGCGCCGGCGGTCGTCACCGGTGTTCTTGCGCAGGTCGAGGAACTCCTCGATGTCGACGTGCCAGGTCTCCAGGTAGGCGCACGCCGCGCCCTTGCGCTTGCCGCCCTGGTTCACCGCGACCGCGGTGTCCCCGGCGATCTTGAGGAACGGCACGACGCCCTGGGAGACCCCGTTGGTGCCGCGGATGTGCGCGCCGAGACCGCGGACCGGCGTCCAGTCGTTGCCGAGCCCACCGGAGTACTTCGCCAGCAGCGCGTTGTTGCGGTACCCGCCGAAGATCGAGTCGAGGTCGTCGTCGACGGTGGTGAGGAAGCACGACGACAGCTGCGGCCGGGTGGTGCCGGAGTTGAACAGCGTCGGCGTCGAGGCCATGAAGTCGAAGCTCGACAGCAGCTCGTAGAACTCGATCGCCCGGGCCTCGCGGTCCACCTCGCGGACCGCCAGCCCCATCGCGACCCGCAGGAAGAACGCCTGCGGCAGCTCGAACCGGGTGCCGCGCTCGTGCAGGAAGTACCGGTCGTAGAGCGTCTGCAGCCCGAGGAAGCCGATCTGCAGGTCGCGCTCCGGGCGCAGCGCCGCGGTGACCCGGTCCAGGTCGAAGGTCGCCAGCTCGGGATCGACCAGCCCGATCGCGATCGCGTGCGTCAGGTAGTCCCTGGTGTAGGCGGCGTAGCCGTCGGCCATGCCGGCCGCGTCGGGGGTCCGCCGGGTGCCGGACAGGTGCGAGACGGCCTCGGTGCGCAGCCGGTCCATCAGCAGCCGGGACGCGACGAGCGAGTAGTCCGGCTCCCGCTCGACGAGCGTGCGCGCGGCCATGACCAGCGCCTGGGACAGCTCGTCGGCGGTGATGCCGTCGTAGACGGTGCGGTCCAGCTCGGCGAGCACCGGCCCGGCCGCGACGTCACCGTCGATCCCCTGCAGGGCCTCGGCCAGCACGGTCTCGACCCGGAGCCGGTCCAGCGGGGCCCGGGTGCCGTCCGGCTGGGTGACGTGCACGACCGGGCCGTCGCCGGCAGCGGCTTCCCCACCGCTGCCGGACCGGGCCCTGGCCTGCTGCTCGCGGTAGAGCACATAGGACCGGGCGACCTTGTGGTGCCCGCCGCGCATCAGCGCCAGCTCGACCTGGTCCTGGATCTGCTCGACGTGCACGGCCGGCACCGGGTGCCGCGCCAGCGCCGCGACGACCTGGGAGGTCAGCTCGCCGACCAGGTGGTGCAGTCGCGACGACGTCGCCCCGGAGTCACCCTCGACGGCGAGGAACGCCTTGGTCGCGGCCACCGAGATCTTCGAGGCGTCGAACGCGGTCTCGCCGCCGTCGCGCCGGATCACCCGCAGGGCGGCCGGATCGGCGGTGCCGGCGGAGCCGCCGGGGGAGACGGGGGGAGCGGTGGATGCGGTCACGGGTCTCCTCGCGGGTCGCGGTCGTCGAGGGCCGCCGGGAACGGCGGAGACGGCCGCACCGGGACACACGTCCGTGAGGTGCGCACCCTCAGCGCCCTCCCACGAGGCCCTGGAGCTGCGTGCACCGTCGGCGCACGCGCCGGTGGCAGGTCTTCGGACTCGCGGGCCCGGACACTCGCGTGCCCACCTACTGGCCGTCGCTTCCCGGGATCGCTCCCAGTGCTCATGACGGCGGTCGTTCCCACTCACCGCTGCGGGGCAGTCCCGGTTTCCCACCGGGTTCCCTCTTGCCTCACCGGCCCGTGCGGGCCGGTGAACCACCAACGACGCGGACACTACATCTTGGGCCAGGGTACGTGCTCGCCCCCTAGGTGTGCCGAATGTGGGGGTGTTCGTCACACGCGGTGAGACCTGCTGGTGGGGGCATCGGGTGCCGTCCCCCTCCTCACTCGAACGAGGGCGCGGTGCGGTTCAACCCTGTGAACTCCGGAGGCGATAGCTCTGGTTCCGGCTGTGCACAGGGCGGGTCGGCTCGATGCGTCCGCGGTCGATGAGCGTCCGCAGGCGGCGGGCGACGGTGCGCTGCGGTAGCCCGAGCTGTCCGGTCAGCGCGCGGGTGGTGGTGTTCCCGGCCTGGATCGCCTGCACGATCGCATCCAGTTCCGCCTCGATTCCACCGCTGCTGTCGTGCGCCGGGACGACCTGTGGCTGCAGCGCCAACTGTTCCGTGCCCTCGTCGACGAGGTGGTAGCTCGCATAGCGACGACCACCGTGTCTCGTGGCGAGGCCGCGGTGGACGAGATCGGTGAGCGCACGCCCGGCGGCCGGCCTGTCGATCCCCCAGGCTCGGAGCATCGAGTTGGTCACGCGCCCGGCGGTGCGCATCATCGCCAGGGCGAGACGCTGGGTGTCGTCCAGTCCGGTCTGGCCGAGCGAACCGATCCACGTGATCGTCTCCGGGGCCAGCAGGGCGTGCCGGGGCACCGTGACCGTCACCCGTCCCGGGTGTACATCGAAGTCCGGCGGGCTCATCCCGGTGCGGCGCAGCTCGGCCAGGACGCTGAGCAGGCCGGAGCCACGGTTCTCGCACAGGGTCTCGCCGCGTGAGCCGGGGATCTCGACGTCGGCGAGCAATGCGGCGAGCGTCCGATTCCTCGACGTCGACGGATGCTCCTCGGAACCGAGATCGGCGACGGTGATCGGACCGTAGAGCCCGCCTGGGCCGGTCACGACGAGACGGTCGGGATACAGCTCGACCTGGATCTGGCTGCCCTGCGCAGCAGGGCTGTAGTCACGGTGCATGAGCGCGTTGACGACCAGCTCCCGGACGACGGCGATCGGATAGTCGTAGCGGTCCTCACGGCCGAAGCCGGTGACGATCGCGCCGGTACGCATGTTGCGGATCATGGCCGACACGAGGTCGGTGACGATCGTCGGGAACGGGCCGGTGATCGTCGCGTTGTCGAGGAAGCGCCGACCATCCGGTGCCACCTCTCCCATCCGTCGTCCGGGAAGCACGACGAACGAGACGAACAGCTGGGGGAAGAACTGCTGCGGGTACTCGCCCAGGCACAGCAGGCCGGCGATCGTCGGCCGGAGCTCACCGTGCGCGTCGGGGGCCAGGACACCGAGCCGGACCAGGAGACGTTCCCGGTCGACGGTCCGGAACGCCGGTGATCGTCGCTGTATCCGTGCCAGCAGTGCCCTGACGAGCTCGTCGTCGAGGTCCGTGCTCGTCGCGCCCTCGACCGTGTCCCGGTCGTGGACGGGTTGACCGCGGTTGGACAGCAGCTGGGTGACCTCGTAGTGCGAGAGCCGACGGTCGCCGTCACCGCCACGGATGAACGACCCGCCGTATTCGCCGCGGGCGGTGACGAAACACGGCTTCTCGACGGGGTCCAGTTCGGGTACGTCCAACCGGACGACGAGCGCGCCCTCGACCTCCTCGACCTCGATCGGGGCACGGCACGGTGGCTCGATCCGGTCGGCACACGCCGCGGCGAGCGCGTCCCGGATCGCGGACACGTCGAGGTCCGCCGTAGGGGCGAATCCCGCCCGCTCGTCGATCCCCAGCAGGAGTGTTCCTCCGACGCCGTTCGCGAAGGCGCTGATCGTCTCGGTCACGGAGGACGGCAGCCCGCCACTCGCGGCCTTGACCTCGACATCGGACGGTTCCACGCCGAGTTTCCGCAACCGCTCCAGGAGTGCCGGTGTGTCCATGAGCCGCCTTCGGACCTCGTCCCCGTCGAACTGTGCCACAGTACTTCGCCAGTGGCAGAGTAGTGGCACAGTTATTCGCCGGTCCGCGATCCCCTCAGCCGAGCGGGAAGTGGCAGGCCGCGCCCCGCGGACCGGCCCCGACGGCGTCGACCGGCACCGGGACGTCGTCGGCGCAGCGCTCCCTGGCGTGCACGCACCGCGGGTGGAACGGGCACCCCGACGGCGGCTGCAGCGGGCTCGGCGGCTCCCCCGGCAACCGGGTCCCGCGGGCCGAGCCCGAGCCCGGCACCGCGGCGAGCAGGGCGGCGGTGTACGGGTGCGCCGGGGTGTCGTGGACGGCGTCGCGCGGGCCGGTCTCCACCAGCCGTCCCAGGTACATCACCGCGATCCGGTCACTGACGTGGGAGACCACGCCGAGGTCGTGCGAGACGAACACGCAGGCCACCCCCAGGTCCCGCTGCAGCTCACCGAGCAGGTTGATCACCTGGGCCTGGACCGACACGTCGAGCGCGGACACCGGCTCGTCGCACACCAGCACCGACGCGCCGGTCGCCAGCGCACGGGCCAGCACCACCCGCTGGCGCTGGCCGCCGGACAGCTCGTGCGGGCGGCGCCCGGTCAGCGTGGTGGCCAGCCCGACCCGGTCGAACAGCTCGCGGACCCGGGCCGGGCGTTGGGCCCGCGGCGGCGGTTCCGGGCGCAGGTCCAGCGCCTCGCGGACCGCGTCCTCCGCGGTGCGGCGCGGGTCGAGGGCGTCGAACGGGTCCTGCGCGACGAGCTGGACCTCGCGCCGCACGGCCCGCAGCGCCCGCCCGCGCAGGCCGTCGAGCCGCCTGCCGTGCACCGCCACCGTGCCCGAGGACGGCCGGAGCAGCCCGGCCAGCATCGTCGCCAGCGTCGACTTGCCCGATCCGGACTCCCCGACGATGCCCAGGGTCTCCCCGGCCGCGAGATCGAGGTCGACGCCGTCGACGGCCAGCAGCGGCGTCCGGCGCAGCCCGCCGGTGTCCACGTCGAACCGGCGGACGAGGCCACGTGCCTGCAGGACCACGGTCACGAGGTACCCCCGATGAAGTCGGCGAGCGTGGGCAGCGGACCGCCGCGGTGCTCCGGGCGCGGCACCGCGGCCAGCAGGGCGCGGGTGTAGGGGTGCTCCGGCGAGTCGAGCACCCGCTCCGCCGGGCCGCGCTCGACCACCCGGCCCTGGTAGAGCACGACGACGTCGTCGGCCCGGTCGGCGACCACCCCGATGTCGTGGGTGATCAGCAGCAACCCGCCGGTGCCCTCGGTGCCCAGCTCGCCGAGCAGGTCGAGGATCTGCGCGGCGACCGTGGTGTCCAGCGCCGTCGTCGGCTCGTCGGCGACCAGCAGCCGGGGCCGCGCGGCCAGCGCCACCGCGATCACCGCCCGTTGCCGCATCCCGCCGGACAGCTCCAGCGGATGGCTGCGGGCCCGGCGCACCGGGTCCGGCATCCCGGCCCGGGCCAGCAGCTCGATCGCGCGCTCGCGCACCTCGTGCCGGCGCAGGCCCGGATCGTGCCGCCGGACGACGTCGCCCACCTGCCGCCCGACCGTCAGCACCGGGTTCAGCGCGGACAGCGCGTTCTGGAAGACCATGCCGATCTCGCGCCCGCGGACCCGGTTCCAGCGGGGCGGGTACCAGCGCAGCCCGGCCTCGGAGTTCAGCAGGACCCGGCCGTTCAGCTCGATCCGCCCGGTGACCGACGCGTCGGCCGGGAGCAGCCCGGCCAGCGCCCGCGCGGTCAGGGTCTTGCCCGAGCCGCTCTGCCCGATCAGCGCGGTCACCCGGCCGGAGTGCACGGTGAGCCCGACGCCGTCGACCACCGGGGGCTGCCCGGGGAACGCGATGCGCAGGTCGCCGACGTGCGCGGCCCCGGTCGTCGACGGCGGTTCGGGGGCGGCCTGGCCCCAGCCCGCGTTCACGACCGGCTCCGCGGGTCCAGGCGGGTGCGCAGGGCGTCGCCGAGCAGGACGAAGGCCAGCACCGTGACGGTCAGCGCGGCCGCCGGGAAGACCAGCAGGTGCGGGTGGCTGCGGAAGGCGGTCTGCGCGGTGGCGAGCTGCACCCCCCAGGAGATCGACGGCGCCTGCAGCCCCACCCCCAGGAAGGTGAGCGCGGACTCCGACGTGATCACCGCGGCCATCGTCAGGCCGGCCACGGCGAGCACCGGCCCGGCCGCGTTCGGCAGCACGTGGCGCAGCAGCACCCGGGGCCCGGCGGCCCCGATGCCCTCCGCGGCCCGCACGTACCCGCTCCCGACGACGCCGAGCGCCGAGGCCCGCATCACCCGGGTCAGGTGCGGCCAGGTGAACAGCACCAGCACCGCGGCCAGCACCGGCACCGTCCGGACCGGGACGACGGTCAGCACCACGATCAGGCCCACCAGCTGCGGGAAGCCGAGGAAGACGTCGATCAGCCGCCCGATCGCGGAGTCGACCCAGCCGCCGTACCAGGCGGCGAGCGTCCCGAGCACCGCGGCGACCAGCAGGCAGCCCAGGGTGACCAGCACGCCGACCGAGACCGAGGCCCGCGTCCCGTGGACGACCTGCGCCCACAGGTCACAGCCCTGCACGTCGAGCCCGAACGGGTGCCCCGGCGACGGCCCCTGCCGGCTCAGCGCCAGGTCGCAGTCGGTCACGTCCCCGGCGCCGAACAGGCCCGCGAACGGGGCCGGGAACACCGCGACCAGCACGATCAGCGCGATGAGCGCCGCGGGCACGGCGATCTGCACGGTCCCGCGCGTCCGCCGGACGCGCGCCGCCGGGTCAGCTGGTGCGGCCATGACGGGTCCTCGGGTCGATCAGGGCCGTCGCGACGTCGACGGCCAGCGTGGTCAGCAGGAACACGAGCACGAGCAGGGTCCCGACGGCGACGACCAGCGCCCCGTCGGACTCCTCGATGCCGGTCGCGACGAGCCCGCCGAGCCCCGGCAGGTTGAACACCGTCTCCACCAGCAC harbors:
- a CDS encoding oligopeptide/dipeptide ABC transporter ATP-binding protein, translating into MVLQARGLVRRFDVDTGGLRRTPLLAVDGVDLDLAAGETLGIVGESGSGKSTLATMLAGLLRPSSGTVAVHGRRLDGLRGRALRAVRREVQLVAQDPFDALDPRRTAEDAVREALDLRPEPPPRAQRPARVRELFDRVGLATTLTGRRPHELSGGQRQRVVLARALATGASVLVCDEPVSALDVSVQAQVINLLGELQRDLGVACVFVSHDLGVVSHVSDRIAVMYLGRLVETGPRDAVHDTPAHPYTAALLAAVPGSGSARGTRLPGEPPSPLQPPSGCPFHPRCVHARERCADDVPVPVDAVGAGPRGAACHFPLG
- a CDS encoding ABC transporter permease; this translates as MAAPADPAARVRRTRGTVQIAVPAALIALIVLVAVFPAPFAGLFGAGDVTDCDLALSRQGPSPGHPFGLDVQGCDLWAQVVHGTRASVSVGVLVTLGCLLVAAVLGTLAAWYGGWVDSAIGRLIDVFLGFPQLVGLIVVLTVVPVRTVPVLAAVLVLFTWPHLTRVMRASALGVVGSGYVRAAEGIGAAGPRVLLRHVLPNAAGPVLAVAGLTMAAVITSESALTFLGVGLQAPSISWGVQLATAQTAFRSHPHLLVFPAAALTVTVLAFVLLGDALRTRLDPRSRS
- a CDS encoding ATP-binding protein, with translation MPLLCHWRSTVAQFDGDEVRRRLMDTPALLERLRKLGVEPSDVEVKAASGGLPSSVTETISAFANGVGGTLLLGIDERAGFAPTADLDVSAIRDALAAACADRIEPPCRAPIEVEEVEGALVVRLDVPELDPVEKPCFVTARGEYGGSFIRGGDGDRRLSHYEVTQLLSNRGQPVHDRDTVEGATSTDLDDELVRALLARIQRRSPAFRTVDRERLLVRLGVLAPDAHGELRPTIAGLLCLGEYPQQFFPQLFVSFVVLPGRRMGEVAPDGRRFLDNATITGPFPTIVTDLVSAMIRNMRTGAIVTGFGREDRYDYPIAVVRELVVNALMHRDYSPAAQGSQIQVELYPDRLVVTGPGGLYGPITVADLGSEEHPSTSRNRTLAALLADVEIPGSRGETLCENRGSGLLSVLAELRRTGMSPPDFDVHPGRVTVTVPRHALLAPETITWIGSLGQTGLDDTQRLALAMMRTAGRVTNSMLRAWGIDRPAAGRALTDLVHRGLATRHGGRRYASYHLVDEGTEQLALQPQVVPAHDSSGGIEAELDAIVQAIQAGNTTTRALTGQLGLPQRTVARRLRTLIDRGRIEPTRPVHSRNQSYRLRSSQG
- a CDS encoding ABC transporter ATP-binding protein; this translates as MNAGWGQAAPEPPSTTGAAHVGDLRIAFPGQPPVVDGVGLTVHSGRVTALIGQSGSGKTLTARALAGLLPADASVTGRIELNGRVLLNSEAGLRWYPPRWNRVRGREIGMVFQNALSALNPVLTVGRQVGDVVRRHDPGLRRHEVRERAIELLARAGMPDPVRRARSHPLELSGGMRQRAVIAVALAARPRLLVADEPTTALDTTVAAQILDLLGELGTEGTGGLLLITHDIGVVADRADDVVVLYQGRVVERGPAERVLDSPEHPYTRALLAAVPRPEHRGGPLPTLADFIGGTS